AAGAACTGAAATGTTGTCCCAAAAATCATGGCGATATTGTGCAAAGTAGTGTTCAATTGATTGGTGATATGGTTGATGCTGTAGATAAGTCATGTCACAGTAGGGATGGCGGAGTTTCTCGTTCTCCAAAGAGAAGTATTACTGGAGTTGAGGAACATGCAGATTTTGAGCCACATGATGGGATCGAATTTGAGTCCCATGAGGCTGCATATGCATTTTACCAAGAGTATGCCAAGTCCATGGGATTCACAACCTCGATTAAGAACAGCCGTCGCTCCAAGAAATCAAAAGAATTTATCGATGCTAAATTTGCATGTTCTAGATATGGCACAACTCCAGAATCAGATACTGGCAGTAGTAGACGTCCTAGTGTCAAAAAGACCGATTGCAAAGCGAGCATGCATGTTAAGAGAAAGCGAGATGGAAAATGGTATATCCATGAGTTTATAAAGGACCATAATCATGAGCTTTTACCAGCCTTGGCTTATCATTTCCGAATTCACAGGAATGTTAAACTTGCAGAGAAAAATAACATAGATATTCTTCATGCTGTTAGTGAACGAACAAGAAAGATGTATGTTGAGATGTCTAGACAATGTGGTGGAAGTCCAGAAGTTGGCTTGCTGactaatgatttaaattaccaGTTTGACAAAGGCCGGTGCTTGTCATTAGAAGAGGGAGATGCTCAAGTTATGCTCGAGTATTTCATGCATATCCAGAAAGAAAATCCATATTTCTTTTATGCAATTGATCTCAATGAAGATCAACGCTTAAGGAACTTGTTCTGGATTGATGCCAAAAGTAGGAAAGACTATGTCAGCTTTAGTGATGTGGTTTTCTTTGATACTAGCTATATGAAAAGCAATGAGAAGATGCCGTTTGCTTTTTTAATTGGGGTAAACCATCATTGTCAACCTATGTTGCTTGGATGTGCACTTTTAGTAGATGAGACCAAACCCACATTTGTGTGGTTAATGAAGACGTGGCTTAGAGCAGTGGGTGGGCAGGCTCCAAAAGTGATAATTACTGATCAAGATAAGTCACTCAAATCAGCTCTTGAAGAAGTTTTCCCATGTTCAAGTCACTGCTTTGCGCTTTGGCATGTGCTTGAAAGAATTACGGAAATACTTGCTCATGTCATAAAGCAGCATGAGAATTTCATGCAAAAATTCAGCAAGTGTATATTTAAGTCGGTAAGTGATGAACAATTTGATTTAAGATGGTGGAAGATGGTTAGCAGATTTGAATTGCAAGAGAATGAATGGATTCATACACTGTATGAGGACCGCAAAAAATGGATTCCAGCTTACATGAGAGGCAGCTTTATGGCTGGAATGTCGTCAGCTCAACGGTCGGAGAGTATAAGCTCTTTCTTTGACAAGTACATTCATAAGAAAATCAGTCTCAAAGAGTTTATGAGACAATATGGAATGATTCTGCAAAATCGATATGAAGAGGAAGCAGTAGCAGACTTTGATACATTGCACAAACAACCAGCTTTAAAATCACCTTCGCCTTGGGAAAAGCAGATGTCAACAATTTATACACATGCAATCTTTAAGAAATTTCAAGTTGAAGTATTGGGTGTAGTTGGGTGTCATCCAAAGAAGGAAGCTGAAAATGGGGAAAATGTAACTTTTAGAGTTGATGACTGcgagaaagaagaaaattataTGGTCACGTGGAATGAGGCAAGATCAGATGTTTCTTGTTCGTGCCTTCTATTTGAATACAAAGGTTTCCTCTGTAGGCATGCAATGATTGTTCTTCAGATGTGTGGTCTTTCAAGCATCCCATCCCAATATATTTTGAAGAGGTGGACCAAAAATGCGAAGAATATACAGTTAATGTTTGAGGGGACAGAAGGAATTCAAACCAGGGTACAAAGATACAATGATCTATGTAGAAGGGCAATTGAACTGGGTGAGGAGGGTTCTTTATCTGAGGAGAGCTACGGCATTGCCTTTCGTGCCCTAGATGAAGCTCTAAAGAACTGTGTGAATGTTAACAATAGAACTTCTGCATTAACAGAATGTTGCAGCAGTGCTGTTGGACTTCGTGATCTTGAAGAAGATACTCAAGGGATTCATGCTACCAAAACAAGTAggaagaaaaatacaaataagaAACGGAAGGTTAGTTGTAGGATCATTGATTGTCTTTAGCATAGCTTGTTATAATAATTTGGCTCCACTGACATGACCATTAACATAATGGTATCTCAGGTGCACTCTGAACCAGAAGCTGCAATAGTTGAAGCTCAAGACAGCTTGCAACAAATGGTTTGTTTCTTAgcactatatttatttttttgttgccTATAGCCCAGTCCATAAGAAATGCTTTCAGTATATGATAAATCCTTTTTCTACAAGCAGTGGGTAGTTTTAATCCTTTCAGAAATGTCGGGACTTGCCACATGTCCTTTTTGTCCCTAGTGACAATATATTTGCTCATGTGAGACTTTGGTGGTATAATAATTTTACTTTGCTGGTTATAGGATAATCTTACTGTGGGTGGAATGACGCTGAATGGCTATTATGGTACACATCAGAATGTGCAGGGACTGGTAGGTTACAATATTTCTCTAAACCACATTCCTGATTATTGCTTTATCTCGCAAAAAGAGAATGGGCCGGtacaagatttttttttgtgatattCTACTGTTACGATCTCTAATTAGTGTTCACTGGTAGATACAGTTAAATTTGATGGAACCTCCCCATGATGGCTATTATGTTAACCAACAGAATATGCAGGGATTGGTATGTGATATTGGTCTATTAAGTTAGATTTTCTTTACAAGTTAGATTATGATCCATGTAAACGAGATCTCTGCTAATCATGCTGCAGAGACAACTCAATACAATTGCACCTGGCCATGATGGTTTTTTTGGGTCTCAACAAAGCATTCCAGGACTAGTATGTATGCTGCTACTTATCATTATTTGCTAGAAATTATGATTCAGAGCATGACTTTTTTTAAATGATTCTTCCATTTATTTAGGGGCATTTGGATTTTAGGCAGCCGAGTTTCACATATGGTTTGCAGGTTTGTCCACTGTCTTCCAGTTTTGCACTTCGTAATTAACAGGATACGAATAACATTCAGCATCTTATGTCACTTCAGGATGAGCCTAGTCTAAGAGCTGCTCAGCTGCATGGAAACAATGCTAGACATGCATGATTATGATTGCTCATCAATTTTTTGTTTATGGATATCCAAGTGTTTCCTGTTTCTAGATTAGGTAATACTGCACTGTTGTCCTTTCACTACAGCTTTTAAATTTCAGAATGTCATAGACTGCTTggtctcattttttttttcatattgtgCTTTCCAGTTTGACGTCACTGAATTACTCTGGGAAAATATTTGCTGCATGAGGAGATTTCTTTGGTACTGCCAAATAAATTTGGATTTCTGAACTGATATAAGTTCACTTGTGTATCATAGAAGTTGACATTAAAGGCTGAAAGTGCACCAAGTTCCAATTTTGATGTCCATATTTTGTAGCTGGAGTTTAGGATACTGCTGTACCTTTGCTCACATGATTAGAATTCACTAAAAGAAATATGACATATAGTGACAACTTCTTGTGGTGACCTTCTAAGTTGCCACTTAAGGTAAGGGCTTTTGTGGCGGGGTAAGAAGTTGTCACAGAAAATAAAGGATTTAGTGGCGACTAAGATAGGCATGCCTAAAAAGGGATGATTTAGTAGCGACTGTGTTTTGGTCGCCACAAATTGGTATCCGGATTCTAAATCCGCCTAACAATAAAATTTTGCTGAAATGTATTAGTGGCAACTTTCTAGAAGTCGCGcttcaaataataattcttTGGTGGCGCCATTAAGTAGTCGCCAAAGaagttgaatttatttaattttaaaataaaaataatatatatatatatatatatatatatataatccaaTAAAAACTTAAACAACCGACTCCAGTCCCAACACTGTATCCCAACTCCAGACGACCAAAGCTCATCTATTCTCCTCACGTTCTTTTCTTAGAAATTGATTTGGAAAGTTGAAAAGAAATAGTTGTGATTTTCTCACGTTTTGTGCAATTAAATCAACTGAATAAACTGATTCTGTCAATATCAGCTTCtcccaattttttatttctagggtTTTGTTTTTTCTCGCATAAGTTGTTGCGCCAAAGGTGCTAAGCTAGGATCATCTCTTTATATTTCTAGAGTTTCGTGGTTTCACCATTTTTACACCTTTGCTGATCTTTTTGGGCCTTCTCTTCGGGAGTTTTCTAATTCCGGGGTTGAACCCATCTCTACGGAGTGCTAAACCCATCTCTTGAAGATTTGCCGTTTTCTTCGGCTTTGAGGGTTGCTTTGCATTGTaagttttctttttgtttcaaAGATTTTGCTTGCTATTTTTGCTGCTTATTATCTTATTTTGATTCTAATAAATTTATATCGAACCTTGCCATGCCACGATTTGGTTTCTAATGGTGGATATGGGtatttctattaaatttttgttttgtttgctTTCCTATATGTGTATTATAAATTGGTGTGGAAGAAAGACAATCAAATCTGAAATCCTGCTTATGGAATATAATAAATGTTAAGCTACCGGATTGCAAATTATGAATTAACTAACTGAAGATTTGGCGAcctctgtttttttttcttcaggaTAACAACTGGAACGATATGGAGAAAAGTTTTGAGGGTTCCCCCTCTGTTCAACCGAGGTCACTTCTTTTTCGCCCTTTTGATTTTGGATTACAGCTCTATGATAGTTTGTCGTCGTTCTTGTGAACATATGCAATGTCATACCTTATTGAAAGTAACGAATAATTTATGTTAAATATATTCTTTCCAATAATCATCTACAAGGCATACACTCTTTTTATACTTATTTACTCTTTCTTGTTGAGAAATTTGGATTATATCTTTTGCCTTTTAAATTATTGGCTGTTGCACTGAAGGTAGTGGTCTTATGTCAAAGAGACTCTTATTTTGTCATATTTTACGATAAatttaatgtcacgacccaaccccgtaggctgtgactgggtccgacctggacccccgtgtacATATAAATCAGTTGTAGGCTAGTCAAACTATGAACCATGTGATACAATATATGAggaccccaatgggtcataacattttcatatatatatagcctctttcatttgtatcatatcatgaaagggcacgcaagccgacaaggctgccataacataacaacatttaTAACacgtcgtataggcacagttgaaacaaacttataaccaacccacatacatatgtctacagacctctaagagtatcaacggtatcatatggcgggacagggaccccgtcgtacccctgtacaaacaaatatatacatcaaagctGAGTACCAAAAATCTGGGCtccggcacaatggagcactccaaaatagctgagtggagagtcctaagctggcggatctccgaaatgagtatctatacctgcggacatgaaacacagaccccccgaagaaaggggggtcagtacgacatatgtactaagtatataaagcgtaacatatcataaatgagatcataTCTGACGTAAAGATTCAgaagacaagtatgatacttaagaaatcactgtacatgtgccttatgaaatcaaaccatgcatgatcatatcatatatcatatccggcccattatggactcggtgaatttGTCAGATACACGTATCATATCTgttagtgctgaggaacgtatggctcgatccataaatatataataatgctgaggaacgtacggcccgatccatatatcatataataatgccgaggaacgtactgcccgatccatatatcatataataatgccgaggaacgtatggcccgatccatatatatataccgtacccggccctctagtaagggactcggtgaatctatcatataccatacccgaccctctagtaagggacttggtgaataatcataacttcatatcatcgtatacatatatcatacccggcctgAGACTTGGTGAAAATGTAGTGAAGTTGTGTACGAttaacatacccggcccattatgggactcggtggaaGATGTATCAACagcatgcacgagcagagtagtgagtaaccatatgcaagttaaatcatcatctgagacttcatgaaatagtcaagtgaaccgtcacttgaagatcagggtagtaattgtcttaagtaccctctaaaggtcaCTAGGGATCATATCAAGTGGAGCCTCAGGCATCATAGacgtgcatcaagataatgctacacagcttatgcaatcaaagacatttatcatcatagagcccttaggaataggagcttatgcatccaattactactcaacatatagaaggctcgagggtagtagttcaactactttaagacttttaacatttagaagtgaatacgagtcacgagttatacccgaaacttatgaatggaattaccctcaAAGCGCATATTACatttcacttatatctaaggCATGTCGAAAGAAAAGGAGGGGTAGGCTTTACatactaactacttttcatcacatagaagacttgagaggtaataactcaattatcgtaagagttctaacatcaagaagtgggtaagaggcatgaatcatactcaaagctttatgaatggaattatccccacatttcatatacaaaccacttatggctaagacatgccaagagaaaagaaggatagctttacatacctttatgGATCAACCGTAACCAAGCTCGTCTCGTtacttctttaacctatttaacacgaaagtaacactattatgaATAGACTTCAACTTGTTCAtacttctcgactagtatgtcgattagttaagaagttaacgaaaatcgggcagcacctcccctgtaacttgccctatccgaatttccaagtAACCTCCGAGTAGTACAGccacaccaacaacaacaaccagcagccatatacaattaaattacttcaatactactcaatacaagctccaaacagccCACTCAAAACTATGGCATTAAAATACGggtttcaatctttatttcgtaaaatcacaACCTTACGAAAAGGAGCACAacgtggctgcaaccagcagcacgtATACCCATATTTAACCACGtttccagccctgcaacatatacaaaccacctccaaatacaacaccataCTAACGACAACACTAGCCAAATTTTAACCCGTTAGAATAGCTTCAAAACAGCCCCCTACACGGCTTTGACACCCTTCAACAGTAACgggtataatttcatattttcagTCCATATTTACACACCCACGACATGTTTAAACCCTTACTAAAACGTGTGAAGAGAGAATCAAACCGTACCTTAGCAAACGAGCTTCCGAAACTTGTCGAAAGTTGTAGATTCATGTTGacctccttgctgccccaataaTTAGTTTACGCTATTAAACACCGTTCCTTAatcgaagaataccttagataattaatttacggatcaAAATTTGAAACCTTACCTTGGAGCAGCTAGGGCCGAACTTGCCATGGTTTTGGAACTCTCATTCTTTCTCCATTTGTTTCTATGTTTAAGTGCAGCAAAAGGATGAACTAAGACTTAGTTCTTAGTCATTCTTGACTTTTATACCTCATCTTTGAAGGTGACActtgtcagcccctaagggtgacacgtgtccatcccctacaCGTGGCCCGCCCTAAGGGCGACACGTGTCCAGCCATGCGTCCACTCcactgctgccacgtggcggggtggggtccaccctagcaggtgcatcacctacttgctcaTTTTCgagggttcgtaatctcgtcttactttaagaacctatgtaatccttgctacttaagctcgacatgtactcaagtggcttaattgtgtaagacgtccaagtcggtagcttacacaagtaggtcgattaccacaacttactacttggcctccaactcttttcacatccttccaaacctatttccaatcgTCACTACTCAAATAGAGCTAGCTTATGAAAAATTTGGGGCGgcctcatcctcccttccttagaattatttgatagcgtcaTGGAtgacatggatcacatggtagctttagagaagctaaataaatgttcccatgtaccaaaagtgtggggtataaaaTTTAAGTTTGTCAATCTTTTAATTCCTATAGTGCTTGATGTTTCGTTGTTGTGTCGTGGTAGATCCGTAAGCTGTGGATAAATAATCctctgatttttattttgtagtgGACCTGATTTTACAATCTTTAACTGAGACCAATTTAACTTTTTAGGTACATGATTTTAAGCAGAAGGCATAAGTTGAATGATATACTAG
The genomic region above belongs to Solanum dulcamara chromosome 5, daSolDulc1.2, whole genome shotgun sequence and contains:
- the LOC129889096 gene encoding protein FAR-RED IMPAIRED RESPONSE 1 isoform X2, giving the protein MIKQKELKCCPKNHGDIVQSSVQLIGDMVDAVDKSCHSRDGGVSRSPKRSITGVEEHADFEPHDGIEFESHEAAYAFYQEYAKSMGFTTSIKNSRRSKKSKEFIDAKFACSRYGTTPESDTGSSRRPSVKKTDCKASMHVKRKRDGKWYIHEFIKDHNHELLPALAYHFRIHRNVKLAEKNNIDILHAVSERTRKMYVEMSRQCGGSPEVGLLTNDLNYQFDKGRCLSLEEGDAQVMLEYFMHIQKENPYFFYAIDLNEDQRLRNLFWIDAKSRKDYVSFSDVVFFDTSYMKSNEKMPFAFLIGVNHHCQPMLLGCALLVDETKPTFVWLMKTWLRAVGGQAPKVIITDQDKSLKSALEEVFPCSSHCFALWHVLERITEILAHVIKQHENFMQKFSKCIFKSVSDEQFDLRWWKMVSRFELQENEWIHTLYEDRKKWIPAYMRGSFMAGMSSAQRSESISSFFDKYIHKKISLKEFMRQYGMILQNRYEEEAVADFDTLHKQPALKSPSPWEKQMSTIYTHAIFKKFQVEVLGVVGCHPKKEAENGENVTFRVDDCEKEENYMVTWNEARSDVSCSCLLFEYKGFLCRHAMIVLQMCGLSSIPSQYILKRWTKNAKNIQLMFEGTEGIQTRVQRYNDLCRRAIELGEEGSLSEESYGIAFRALDEALKNCVNVNNRTSALTECCSSAVGLRDLEEDTQGIHATKTSRKKNTNKKRKVHSEPEAAIVEAQDSLQQMDNLTVGGMTLNGYYGTHQNVQGLLNLMEPPHDGYYVNQQNMQGLRQLNTIAPGHDGFFGSQQSIPGLGHLDFRQPSFTYGLQDEPSLRAAQLHGNNARHA
- the LOC129889096 gene encoding protein FAR-RED IMPAIRED RESPONSE 1 isoform X1; this encodes MIKQKELKCCPKNHGDIVQSSVQLIGDMVDAVDKSCHSRDGGVSRSPKRSITGVEEHADFEPHDGIEFESHEAAYAFYQEYAKSMGFTTSIKNSRRSKKSKEFIDAKFACSRYGTTPESDTGSSRRPSVKKTDCKASMHVKRKRDGKWYIHEFIKDHNHELLPALAYHFRIHRNVKLAEKNNIDILHAVSERTRKMYVEMSRQCGGSPEVGLLTNDLNYQFDKGRCLSLEEGDAQVMLEYFMHIQKENPYFFYAIDLNEDQRLRNLFWIDAKSRKDYVSFSDVVFFDTSYMKSNEKMPFAFLIGVNHHCQPMLLGCALLVDETKPTFVWLMKTWLRAVGGQAPKVIITDQDKSLKSALEEVFPCSSHCFALWHVLERITEILAHVIKQHENFMQKFSKCIFKSVSDEQFDLRWWKMVSRFELQENEWIHTLYEDRKKWIPAYMRGSFMAGMSSAQRSESISSFFDKYIHKKISLKEFMRQYGMILQNRYEEEAVADFDTLHKQPALKSPSPWEKQMSTIYTHAIFKKFQVEVLGVVGCHPKKEAENGENVTFRVDDCEKEENYMVTWNEARSDVSCSCLLFEYKGFLCRHAMIVLQMCGLSSIPSQYILKRWTKNAKNIQLMFEGTEGIQTRVQRYNDLCRRAIELGEEGSLSEESYGIAFRALDEALKNCVNVNNRTSALTECCSSAVGLRDLEEDTQGIHATKTSRKKNTNKKRKVHSEPEAAIVEAQDSLQQMDNLTVGGMTLNGYYGTHQNVQGLIQLNLMEPPHDGYYVNQQNMQGLRQLNTIAPGHDGFFGSQQSIPGLGHLDFRQPSFTYGLQDEPSLRAAQLHGNNARHA